One Alicyclobacillus acidoterrestris DNA window includes the following coding sequences:
- a CDS encoding IS256 family transposase codes for MYQTNKELLAAQLEMEMSKFIQERLELIMREEIHNFLTVEHPELKNSRNGYYTRTLDTRFGRIEDLHVPRDREGEFQTSIFEPYSRRDAWLEETIIAMYKGGMSTREVGQFIERMLGVQYSPTTISNITNIVLQDVDAWRKRPLKRRYSVVYMDGMYVALKRDTVDNESIYVVMGIDEDGHREILGYYVGGTESATSCREIFNDLRARGLEEILIGVADGLTGLQEAFLSVYPKADFQRCVVHKLRNIIVKVRAKDKATVLADLKGVYSSETYEEALGCFRQFESKWNAKYPREVQSWREDLDNLLVFYKYPAAIRYAIYTTNAIERTIKEIRKRVKPMNSIANLEAAEKIVYLFATGYNEKWSKRALRGFADTGTQKRLREMFAERYGTEETK; via the coding sequence TTGTATCAGACTAACAAAGAGTTGCTTGCCGCACAACTGGAAATGGAAATGTCGAAGTTCATCCAAGAGCGTTTGGAGCTCATTATGCGTGAGGAGATCCACAACTTCCTGACGGTAGAGCATCCGGAATTGAAGAACAGTCGCAACGGATATTACACGAGGACGCTGGATACACGGTTTGGGCGGATTGAGGATTTACATGTTCCTCGAGACCGGGAAGGTGAGTTTCAAACCAGCATATTTGAGCCGTATAGTCGGCGAGATGCTTGGTTGGAAGAAACCATCATCGCAATGTACAAGGGCGGTATGAGTACGCGTGAGGTGGGGCAATTCATTGAACGGATGCTTGGTGTTCAATACTCGCCGACCACCATTAGCAACATCACGAATATCGTATTACAGGATGTAGATGCTTGGCGCAAGCGCCCCTTAAAACGACGGTACTCTGTCGTGTACATGGATGGGATGTATGTGGCGCTCAAGCGGGATACCGTGGACAACGAATCCATCTATGTCGTGATGGGAATTGATGAGGATGGACACCGAGAAATCCTTGGCTACTATGTGGGTGGCACGGAGAGCGCTACATCTTGCCGAGAGATTTTCAATGATCTGCGTGCGCGTGGGCTTGAGGAAATCCTGATTGGTGTAGCAGATGGGTTGACCGGACTGCAGGAAGCCTTCTTATCCGTCTACCCGAAGGCCGATTTCCAACGCTGTGTTGTTCACAAATTACGCAACATCATTGTGAAAGTCCGAGCCAAGGACAAGGCAACGGTTCTTGCGGATTTGAAGGGCGTATATTCCAGTGAGACCTACGAGGAAGCGCTAGGATGCTTCAGGCAATTCGAGAGCAAGTGGAACGCGAAGTACCCACGTGAGGTGCAGTCGTGGCGAGAGGACTTGGACAACCTCCTGGTCTTCTATAAGTACCCTGCAGCGATACGGTATGCTATCTATACGACTAACGCGATCGAGCGGACAATTAAGGAAATCCGCAAGAGAGTCAAGCCAATGAATAGCATCGCGAACCTTGAGGCGGCTGAGAAGATCGTGTATCTGTTCGCAACAGGCTATAACGAGAAATGGTCGAAACGCGCCTTGCGGGGATTTGCGGATACAGGTACCCAGAAGCGCCTCCGTGAGATGTTTGCTGAAAGGTACGGTACTGAGGAAACGAAATAA
- the murB gene encoding UDP-N-acetylmuramate dehydrogenase, producing MVSETLLPIFSAYGVKDVRLNEPMANHTTWRIGGPADVLVVPTTEGELQGAVRAAKELEMPVTVVGRGSNVLVLDGGIRGVVVKLHDGFGQIDVEGTSIVAMAGRSYVSAANIAVRHGLEGLEFATGIPGTVGGAVMMNAGAYGRETREVLAWADVMDFNGDIRRYSNADLKFGYRYSILKDHPGIVVRARFDLVEGDRDVLMAKVKQWSARRVESQPLSWPNCGSVFRNPEGDHAGHLIEKAGLKGLRRGGAQISEKHANFIINCGGAKAEDVLWLIRHAQTTIREQFGIDLETEVRVLGEPASGR from the coding sequence ATGGTCTCTGAAACGTTGTTGCCAATCTTCTCGGCGTATGGGGTGAAAGATGTTCGCCTCAACGAGCCGATGGCGAATCATACGACCTGGCGAATCGGTGGTCCAGCTGATGTGCTGGTTGTGCCGACGACCGAGGGTGAACTGCAAGGTGCTGTGCGAGCGGCGAAGGAGCTGGAGATGCCGGTGACTGTGGTCGGTCGTGGATCGAATGTGCTAGTGCTTGATGGCGGGATCCGCGGTGTCGTCGTGAAATTGCATGATGGGTTTGGCCAGATTGACGTCGAAGGGACGTCGATTGTCGCGATGGCTGGCCGCTCTTACGTCTCCGCCGCGAATATCGCTGTTCGGCATGGTCTGGAAGGATTGGAATTCGCGACAGGCATTCCGGGCACCGTAGGCGGTGCAGTCATGATGAATGCCGGCGCATATGGCAGGGAGACACGCGAGGTGCTCGCTTGGGCGGACGTCATGGATTTTAATGGCGACATCCGGCGGTACAGCAACGCCGACCTGAAGTTTGGCTATCGCTATAGCATCTTGAAAGATCATCCTGGGATTGTGGTGCGCGCGCGATTTGATTTGGTTGAGGGAGATCGCGATGTGCTCATGGCCAAGGTCAAGCAGTGGTCGGCGCGCCGGGTGGAATCGCAACCGTTGTCGTGGCCGAACTGTGGATCCGTCTTCCGCAATCCGGAGGGAGATCATGCCGGTCACTTGATTGAGAAGGCGGGCCTCAAGGGTCTTCGGCGCGGGGGCGCTCAGATCAGCGAAAAGCACGCCAACTTCATCATTAATTGCGGAGGCGCGAAAGCAGAGGATGTGCTTTGGCTTATCCGCCACGCCCAGACAACGATCCGCGAACAGTTTGGGATCGATTTGGAAACTGAGGTCCGCGTGTTAGGGGAACCGGCCTCAGGGAGGTGA
- the murA gene encoding UDP-N-acetylglucosamine 1-carboxyvinyltransferase, giving the protein MELLRIQGGIPISGETRVYGAKNAALPILAATVMVAGTSVIEDVPDLEDVRVMMQILEQLGARVRWQGATSVEVDASSIHSTNVPADLMQRMRSSIFLMGPLLARFGDVTLSKPGGCVIGQRPIDFHLRGMRQLGAKIDEQHGYIRCSARRLIGSPITLDFPSVGATENLMMAASLADGVTVIENAAREPEVEDLAQFLRATGASIEGAGTDTVVVHGCSHLHGTEYRIIPDRIVTGTLLLAAAATRGELTVHGARLDHLGAVLQKLRDTGVRVQADRDIITVKCDETPSAVDFRTAPFPGFPTDLQAPFMALLTTAEGTSVIHESVFEARFKHVDELQRMGADVNVDLRTAVVRGVPMLSGARVSASDLRGGAALLVAGLMADGTTEVDGVKHIDRGYQAIEAQLSRLGARIERVTV; this is encoded by the coding sequence GTGGAATTGTTGCGGATTCAAGGTGGCATACCGATTTCTGGCGAGACACGTGTGTATGGGGCAAAGAATGCGGCTTTGCCGATTTTAGCGGCGACTGTCATGGTGGCAGGGACCAGCGTCATTGAGGACGTTCCGGACTTAGAGGACGTTCGTGTGATGATGCAGATTCTTGAACAGCTGGGCGCACGCGTGCGCTGGCAAGGTGCGACGAGTGTCGAAGTGGACGCGTCGTCCATCCACAGTACCAACGTGCCGGCAGATTTGATGCAGCGGATGCGCTCGTCGATTTTTCTGATGGGACCGCTGTTAGCGCGTTTTGGGGACGTAACCTTGTCAAAGCCTGGCGGCTGCGTCATTGGGCAGCGCCCCATCGATTTTCATCTGCGCGGCATGCGGCAACTTGGGGCGAAGATTGACGAACAGCACGGTTATATCCGCTGTTCGGCTCGCAGATTGATCGGATCGCCCATCACACTCGATTTTCCGAGTGTCGGTGCGACCGAGAACTTGATGATGGCAGCGTCTCTCGCCGATGGTGTGACGGTCATCGAAAATGCCGCGCGCGAGCCCGAAGTGGAGGACTTAGCTCAGTTTTTGCGGGCGACCGGCGCGTCGATTGAGGGCGCTGGTACGGATACCGTCGTCGTTCATGGCTGCTCACACCTGCATGGTACGGAGTACCGGATTATTCCTGATCGGATTGTGACAGGAACGCTGTTGCTCGCGGCCGCGGCTACGCGCGGAGAACTGACGGTGCATGGTGCAAGGTTAGACCATCTTGGCGCAGTCCTTCAAAAACTGAGGGATACTGGTGTCCGGGTGCAGGCCGACCGTGATATAATTACGGTCAAATGTGACGAAACACCGTCGGCAGTAGATTTTCGCACGGCGCCGTTTCCTGGGTTTCCGACTGATTTACAGGCGCCGTTTATGGCACTGCTGACGACGGCTGAGGGCACGAGTGTGATTCACGAAAGTGTGTTTGAGGCTCGGTTTAAGCATGTTGACGAGTTACAGCGAATGGGTGCTGACGTAAATGTAGATCTGCGGACGGCAGTTGTGCGCGGCGTTCCGATGTTATCTGGTGCACGCGTGTCGGCCAGTGATTTGCGCGGCGGCGCTGCACTGCTTGTGGCAGGATTGATGGCTGACGGCACGACCGAGGTTGATGGTGTGAAGCACATCGACCGCGGCTACCAAGCGATTGAAGCGCAGCTAAGCCGGCTTGGGGCGCGTATTGAACGCGTCACGGTGTGA
- a CDS encoding cell division protein FtsQ/DivIB: protein MPQAAMSPADIQRRKARNRKIVIGFFAFIGVVVVLESPLARVRSFQVSGNTTIPAQRIIAESGLHKGQSLWQVNRGNVAHHVTSKEPMIQSVAVSTDWVKGSIDLTVRERQVVAVYETSGKFYQLLNNGVVYQEAAPKDGLPYPLVTASQSHVKLGQAVSPEVTAVCKQLAKVDSGVLTDVSEFHVNGDGTVSLYLDNQFVVTCDTKGLVGSFNAMHSAVQYFIEKGYKPGNIDLSGAPPYLYTPFSNTSAGANEKGAQ from the coding sequence ATGCCGCAAGCGGCCATGTCGCCAGCGGATATCCAGCGACGAAAAGCCCGCAATCGGAAAATTGTCATCGGCTTCTTCGCCTTTATCGGCGTCGTCGTCGTGCTTGAGTCACCACTTGCTCGCGTTCGCTCGTTTCAAGTGTCAGGAAACACGACGATTCCAGCGCAGCGCATTATCGCGGAGAGTGGACTGCATAAAGGCCAGAGTCTTTGGCAGGTGAATCGTGGAAATGTCGCCCATCACGTCACTTCGAAGGAGCCGATGATTCAGTCGGTTGCGGTTTCGACGGACTGGGTAAAAGGTTCTATCGACCTCACTGTACGCGAGCGGCAGGTAGTTGCCGTTTACGAGACGTCGGGAAAATTTTATCAGCTATTGAACAATGGTGTGGTATACCAGGAAGCGGCACCGAAGGACGGCTTGCCGTATCCGCTCGTCACCGCTTCACAGAGCCATGTGAAGTTGGGACAAGCCGTTAGCCCAGAGGTCACCGCAGTGTGCAAGCAATTGGCGAAGGTCGATTCGGGCGTCCTGACGGATGTGTCGGAGTTCCACGTGAACGGAGATGGCACCGTGTCGCTCTATCTCGACAACCAATTCGTCGTGACTTGTGATACGAAGGGACTCGTTGGGAGCTTCAACGCCATGCATTCTGCCGTGCAGTATTTTATTGAAAAAGGGTACAAGCCTGGAAATATCGACTTGAGTGGGGCACCGCCTTACCTTTATACACCTTTTTCCAATACGAGCGCCGGGGCAAACGAGAAAGGGGCACAATGA
- a CDS encoding DUF881 domain-containing protein, whose amino-acid sequence MNTRTKLTLSLTAVSVVLGLMVSLGYRQTELSARLGSLTGSLAVNKQLTQKLSSLQAANQDAEQQLASVTASLNKYEAQSAGSSDELKQLQTKIQDERILAGTTPVHGPGVVVTLNDAGTTGIDIASGITHDWNVRSVVNELFTAGAEAVTINGVRVVATSAVNCQGPTVTVNGRQLAAPFEVDAIGDPTTLKKALMLSGGILDALRQQGLQVSTPQAKSDIQMPAYTSPLRADAGK is encoded by the coding sequence TTGAACACGCGGACAAAATTGACGCTATCGCTCACGGCCGTCTCCGTCGTGCTTGGGCTCATGGTGTCACTCGGCTACCGGCAGACAGAACTCTCTGCTCGGCTTGGTTCACTCACAGGGAGTCTCGCTGTCAACAAGCAATTGACGCAGAAACTCAGCAGTCTCCAGGCTGCGAACCAAGACGCTGAGCAGCAGTTGGCGTCTGTCACTGCCAGTCTGAACAAGTATGAGGCACAATCGGCTGGCTCCAGCGATGAGCTCAAGCAATTGCAGACTAAAATTCAGGATGAGCGCATTTTGGCAGGGACGACCCCGGTGCATGGACCTGGTGTGGTCGTGACGTTGAACGATGCGGGGACGACCGGCATCGATATTGCGTCGGGTATCACGCACGATTGGAACGTGCGCAGCGTCGTCAACGAGTTGTTCACAGCCGGCGCTGAGGCGGTGACCATCAACGGCGTGCGCGTCGTCGCGACGTCGGCGGTCAATTGTCAGGGACCTACCGTCACCGTGAACGGACGGCAGTTGGCGGCGCCGTTCGAGGTCGATGCGATTGGTGATCCGACGACGTTGAAGAAGGCCCTCATGTTGTCCGGAGGCATTCTGGATGCGCTCCGTCAGCAGGGGTTGCAGGTGTCGACCCCGCAGGCCAAGTCGGATATTCAAATGCCTGCGTACACAAGTCCGCTGCGGGCTGATGCAGGAAAGTGA
- a CDS encoding DUF881 domain-containing protein: MQRRSLILGVSAITTALGFMLTVQITSRPSYSSSPTSYIDLRTQVDELAQEHQILENDISKARVQLDEYQAAKNSGSLQKVLLNDQKTVEQQAGIAPVSGAGITIEMAYDPSIPTVPEDQAAFPGLQDQMLAEVVNTLFGSGATAVSINGQRLVTTSSIRLVSGLAGITGVNVNKTPITMPYEISAVGNVQTMEAGLTVEQLKDAFNMCGVSFDVTAHTGAHGVQVPGYSGVLPGQWAKEGNG; this comes from the coding sequence ATGCAGCGCAGGAGTTTAATTTTAGGGGTGTCCGCCATCACCACCGCCCTGGGCTTTATGCTGACGGTGCAGATCACCTCGCGCCCTTCCTATAGCAGCAGTCCCACAAGTTATATCGACTTGCGGACGCAGGTGGACGAGCTGGCGCAGGAACACCAAATTCTCGAGAATGACATCTCGAAGGCGAGGGTCCAGCTCGACGAATATCAGGCGGCCAAAAACAGCGGTTCCTTGCAAAAGGTACTTTTGAACGATCAGAAGACAGTCGAGCAACAGGCAGGCATTGCACCTGTGAGTGGTGCGGGCATCACCATTGAGATGGCGTACGATCCGTCCATTCCAACGGTCCCTGAAGATCAGGCCGCGTTCCCTGGCCTGCAAGACCAGATGCTCGCCGAAGTGGTGAATACGCTGTTTGGCAGCGGCGCGACAGCCGTCAGTATCAATGGTCAGCGACTGGTGACTACGTCGTCTATCCGCCTCGTGTCCGGCCTCGCTGGAATTACCGGGGTCAATGTCAACAAGACGCCGATCACCATGCCGTATGAGATATCAGCGGTCGGCAATGTGCAGACGATGGAGGCAGGGCTGACTGTCGAACAGTTGAAGGACGCGTTCAATATGTGTGGCGTCTCATTTGATGTCACAGCCCATACGGGCGCGCACGGCGTACAGGTGCCTGGCTATAGCGGCGTGTTGCCTGGACAGTGGGCAAAGGAGGGGAACGGTTGA
- a CDS encoding small basic family protein — MFWLPVVGLVVGVALGLVTNITVPVALSSYLSIAILAALDTVLGGIRASLEKSFDGAVFLTGFFTNTLVAALLAYIGNQLGVDLYLAAVVAFGVRLFNNIASIRRGVFLLLRQRKLNRENVAGRAQL, encoded by the coding sequence ATGTTCTGGTTACCGGTCGTCGGTTTGGTGGTCGGCGTCGCTTTGGGGCTCGTCACCAATATTACTGTTCCGGTCGCGTTGTCCAGTTACTTGTCAATTGCGATTTTAGCCGCACTCGACACAGTACTTGGAGGAATCCGCGCGAGTCTGGAGAAGTCATTTGACGGAGCCGTCTTTTTAACCGGCTTTTTTACGAACACGTTGGTTGCAGCGTTACTTGCCTACATTGGCAATCAGTTGGGTGTCGACTTGTATCTCGCTGCTGTTGTGGCCTTTGGCGTCCGCCTATTCAACAACATTGCGTCGATTCGCCGCGGAGTTTTCCTGCTCCTTCGGCAGCGCAAGTTGAATCGCGAGAACGTTGCTGGTCGAGCACAGTTGTGA
- the ftsA gene encoding cell division protein FtsA: MAKEDYIVSLDIGTSKIRAIIGEPTGSSINVIGVGSASGEGLRHGSIVDIDLTVESIREAIDHAERMVGIHISSAYVGISGNHIQLHSSHGVVAVSSADREISDEDIERVLQQARVVALPPEREVIDVVAKEFVVDGLRGIMDPRGMLGVRLEVEAYLITGSRTAIHNVVRCVERAGLEVANLVLMPLAASHIALSNDERKLGVALVDIGAGATTVTIFSNGVLMGTSIIPMGGDYVTHDIAIGLRTSTTSAEQVKLRHACAVVAQASENETFQVPRMGSNKDTEYTQYDLATIVEPRMQEIFALVQKEVEKMGYADDLPAGYVLHGGVMSTPGAAELASEELQAPVRIAIPEFLGVRDPSFVNGVGTIAYAARTGLRPTPMDQSAPVRQVKSSGGMFTRIKDWLRDFV; encoded by the coding sequence TTGGCCAAAGAAGATTACATCGTCAGTCTCGACATCGGCACTTCGAAAATTCGAGCCATCATCGGGGAGCCCACAGGTTCAAGCATCAACGTCATCGGAGTTGGTTCCGCCTCCGGTGAAGGCTTGCGCCATGGGTCCATTGTCGATATAGATTTGACCGTTGAATCTATTCGTGAAGCCATTGACCATGCGGAACGCATGGTGGGGATTCACATCTCGTCTGCTTACGTAGGTATCTCGGGAAACCACATTCAGCTGCACAGCAGTCACGGCGTGGTCGCGGTGTCGTCTGCGGATAGGGAAATTTCGGATGAAGACATCGAACGCGTGTTACAGCAGGCGCGCGTCGTTGCACTGCCGCCAGAGCGCGAAGTCATCGACGTCGTCGCGAAAGAGTTCGTCGTCGACGGTCTGCGCGGCATTATGGACCCACGGGGAATGCTCGGTGTTCGCTTGGAAGTAGAGGCCTATCTCATCACGGGCAGCCGTACGGCAATTCACAATGTCGTGCGCTGTGTCGAACGCGCAGGGCTGGAAGTCGCCAATTTGGTACTGATGCCGTTGGCAGCCAGTCACATCGCACTGTCGAATGATGAGCGAAAGCTCGGTGTCGCACTCGTCGATATTGGCGCAGGTGCCACAACTGTCACGATTTTTTCCAATGGTGTCCTCATGGGGACGAGTATCATTCCAATGGGCGGTGACTACGTCACGCATGACATCGCCATTGGGTTGCGCACGAGCACCACGTCTGCTGAGCAGGTGAAACTGCGGCACGCGTGTGCAGTCGTTGCCCAGGCGTCTGAAAACGAGACGTTTCAAGTTCCGAGGATGGGCAGTAACAAGGACACGGAATACACGCAATACGACCTAGCGACGATTGTTGAACCTCGGATGCAGGAGATATTTGCACTCGTGCAAAAAGAGGTAGAAAAGATGGGGTATGCGGATGACTTGCCTGCGGGGTATGTCCTGCACGGTGGCGTCATGTCGACGCCTGGGGCGGCTGAACTCGCCAGCGAGGAGCTTCAGGCACCGGTTCGCATCGCGATACCAGAATTTCTGGGCGTGCGAGATCCATCTTTTGTGAATGGTGTCGGCACGATTGCGTACGCAGCCCGGACAGGTTTGCGGCCGACTCCGATGGACCAGTCAGCACCGGTTCGTCAGGTTAAGTCGTCGGGTGGCATGTTTACGCGGATTAAGGATTGGTTGCGCGACTTTGTATAA
- the ftsZ gene encoding cell division protein FtsZ, producing MLEFDFESDSLAHIKVIGVGGGGCNAVNRMIESGVKGVEFIVVNTDAQALKLSKAETRLQIGEKLTRGLGAGANPEIGKKAAEESREMLANALNGADMVFVTAGMGGGTGTGAAPVIAEISKEIGALTVGVVTKPFRFEQRRRMVQAEMGVSALKEKVDTLIVIPNDRLLEIVDRNTPVLEAFREADNVLRQGVSGISELIATPALINVDFADVKAIMTERGSALMGIGIASGENRAAEAAKKAISSPLLETSIDGARGVLMHVAGGTNLSLWEVNEAADIVSTTADAEVNMIFGAAIDPDLEDEIVVTVIATGFEGNQPNHETTPEHATRSTVQRHSTIHDAPPSVPNTGNAWDVPAFMRRRDGNKFGRDR from the coding sequence ATGCTGGAATTTGATTTTGAATCGGATTCCCTGGCGCATATTAAAGTGATTGGCGTCGGCGGCGGTGGGTGTAACGCGGTCAACCGCATGATTGAATCCGGCGTCAAAGGCGTCGAATTTATAGTCGTCAACACGGATGCCCAGGCATTGAAATTATCGAAGGCGGAAACGCGGCTTCAGATTGGCGAAAAGCTAACTCGCGGTCTGGGAGCTGGTGCGAATCCTGAAATTGGCAAGAAGGCGGCAGAGGAAAGCCGCGAAATGCTCGCAAATGCACTGAATGGTGCAGATATGGTGTTTGTCACGGCCGGCATGGGCGGCGGCACCGGCACAGGTGCGGCGCCAGTCATCGCTGAAATCTCGAAGGAGATTGGCGCATTGACCGTTGGCGTCGTGACCAAGCCGTTCCGCTTTGAGCAACGTCGGCGGATGGTACAGGCAGAAATGGGCGTCTCTGCTTTGAAAGAGAAGGTAGATACGCTGATTGTCATCCCGAATGATCGACTGCTCGAAATCGTCGACCGCAACACGCCGGTTCTCGAAGCGTTCCGCGAAGCGGACAACGTCTTGCGCCAAGGTGTGTCGGGTATCTCTGAACTGATTGCCACGCCGGCGCTCATCAACGTGGACTTCGCCGACGTCAAAGCGATTATGACGGAGCGCGGTTCGGCGCTGATGGGGATTGGTATCGCTTCTGGCGAGAACCGTGCCGCAGAGGCTGCGAAAAAGGCGATTTCGTCACCGCTTCTGGAGACGTCTATCGATGGCGCACGAGGCGTCTTGATGCACGTCGCTGGCGGTACCAACCTCAGTCTTTGGGAGGTTAATGAGGCAGCGGATATCGTGTCGACGACGGCGGATGCGGAAGTCAACATGATCTTTGGCGCTGCGATTGACCCAGATCTCGAAGATGAGATTGTTGTGACCGTCATTGCAACTGGTTTTGAAGGAAATCAGCCGAATCATGAAACGACGCCAGAGCACGCTACGCGTAGCACTGTTCAGCGGCACAGCACGATTCACGATGCGCCGCCGTCGGTTCCGAATACCGGTAATGCTTGGGATGTGCCGGCATTCATGCGGCGTCGCGACGGAAATAAGTTTGGTCGCGACAGGTAA
- a CDS encoding sigma-E processing peptidase SpoIIGA → MPATPVVYIDVVFVVNFVMDGVLLWTTGWLLKRSTRLRRVALGALLGAGYGLCMFFPILSLLTTWPGKALMSVAMVFIALPHKGMLDLLRQVVVFFFVSFVFAGAAVALGFAIPSTSLGKGIAVNGHGLMFATSGETLALMAAVPICVFGIQRLMMRLRRVQQRSNWIIPVEAKFGDVVVQFDGLLDSGNQLYDPVSKRPVSFVDMDILLPVLPEDVRGEIAKGTDLLTAVATLAASTSFSLVPFQGASGKGLTVALRPDEVTLQQKGERLRVRDAQLLAVYPGTLSSDGTFQAILHMDTMNGDDEVESTRHTQGPQYEIANSPPVVLSTHSRETPRQS, encoded by the coding sequence GTGCCTGCGACGCCAGTCGTCTATATCGACGTAGTCTTTGTCGTCAATTTCGTCATGGATGGCGTGTTATTGTGGACCACCGGCTGGTTACTCAAACGTAGCACGCGACTCCGGCGAGTAGCACTCGGAGCACTCCTTGGGGCTGGTTACGGACTATGCATGTTCTTTCCCATTTTGTCCTTGCTCACCACTTGGCCTGGGAAGGCACTGATGTCTGTCGCCATGGTTTTCATCGCGCTGCCGCACAAGGGAATGCTTGACCTGCTTCGCCAAGTTGTCGTCTTCTTCTTTGTCTCGTTTGTGTTTGCCGGTGCAGCAGTCGCGTTGGGATTCGCCATTCCCAGCACGTCTTTGGGAAAGGGTATCGCCGTAAACGGGCATGGTCTCATGTTCGCCACGTCAGGCGAAACATTGGCTTTAATGGCCGCCGTGCCGATTTGTGTGTTTGGCATACAGAGATTGATGATGCGACTCCGGCGGGTGCAACAGCGCAGCAACTGGATAATACCCGTTGAGGCGAAATTTGGCGACGTAGTGGTTCAGTTTGATGGCTTGTTGGACTCAGGCAATCAACTGTATGATCCGGTCTCTAAACGCCCGGTATCCTTTGTGGATATGGACATTTTGTTGCCGGTACTACCTGAGGACGTACGAGGGGAAATCGCGAAGGGAACGGACTTGTTGACTGCTGTGGCTACCCTGGCGGCCTCGACGTCGTTTAGTTTGGTTCCGTTTCAAGGAGCTAGTGGTAAGGGCCTGACGGTGGCATTGCGACCGGATGAAGTCACCTTACAACAAAAAGGGGAGCGGCTTCGGGTACGCGACGCTCAACTCTTGGCAGTGTACCCAGGCACACTCAGCAGCGATGGAACATTCCAAGCGATTTTGCATATGGACACGATGAATGGAGATGACGAGGTTGAAAGCACTCGACACACTCAAGGACCTCAATATGAAATTGCGAATTCGCCTCCGGTTGTTCTATCTACGCATTCGCGTGAGACTCCAAGGCAGTCCTGA
- the sigE gene encoding RNA polymerase sporulation sigma factor SigE has translation MKLRIRLRLFYLRIRVRLQGSPEEVYYVGGSEALPPPLTREEEQYLLEQLPSGDESVRAMLIERNLRLVVYIARKFENTGINIEDLVSIGTIGLIKAVNTFDPTKKIKLATYASRCIENEILMYLRRNNKLRSEVSFDEPLNVDWDGNELLLSDVLGTESDTIYRNLEDEVDRELLYDALEKLSERERKIMQLRFGLGTGREMTQKDVADLLGISQSYISRLEKRILKRLQREFNKMI, from the coding sequence ATGAAATTGCGAATTCGCCTCCGGTTGTTCTATCTACGCATTCGCGTGAGACTCCAAGGCAGTCCTGAAGAGGTCTATTATGTTGGGGGAAGCGAGGCGCTGCCGCCGCCGTTGACCCGCGAAGAAGAGCAATATTTGCTCGAACAATTGCCGTCGGGCGACGAGTCCGTGCGTGCGATGTTAATCGAACGCAACCTTCGGCTGGTCGTCTATATTGCCCGCAAGTTTGAAAACACGGGCATCAATATTGAAGACCTTGTTTCAATCGGAACTATCGGGTTGATTAAGGCCGTCAATACGTTTGATCCGACGAAGAAGATCAAACTCGCTACATATGCTTCAAGATGTATTGAAAACGAGATTTTGATGTATCTTCGTCGCAACAACAAACTGCGTTCGGAAGTCTCGTTTGATGAGCCGCTGAACGTGGACTGGGATGGCAACGAGCTGTTGCTGTCAGATGTCTTAGGGACGGAATCCGATACGATTTACCGCAACTTGGAGGATGAGGTCGATCGCGAATTATTGTATGACGCCCTGGAAAAATTATCGGAGCGCGAGCGAAAGATCATGCAATTGCGGTTTGGCCTGGGGACTGGGCGTGAGATGACGCAAAAAGACGTGGCAGACCTACTCGGTATTTCGCAATCTTACATTTCGCGGTTGGAAAAGAGAATTTTGAAACGGCTGCAACGCGAGTTTAACAAGATGATCTAA